CGGCACTATTATGAATTTAAGATCCTTTGGTTGCTGCATTGACGGTATATGCGTTTGACGGTTCTATCTTTGCCGAAAGTTATTACTATTACCATATAAAGTTTTGCATGTTTGTCTGCCTTCCTGAAAGAAACAATACAATAGATTTGAATacataattactaatttaagaAAACATAGCTTACCAGAACTAGTAGCTGGTAGCTGTGATGGAGACGGGTCTATTTTGACGGCGAGCTCTTCATCAGGCTTGCAGCTGACTGAACGAACTGCTGCTCGGTAATCGTCAAGGGACATTcctatagataaaattaaaaaaatagtaaaaaaagggTAATCTTTCATATATTaccaacatttaatttttaacagacCTATTTTAAGTGCTTCTTCTTCTTGCATTTCTCGAACGTGTTTATGGAAACCCCATCGTTGCTGCCAAAGGCGCGCAGCGTGTTTCTCTTTTTTACTCACTGATGTACTGTAAAACGAACGCACATTttctgaatataattatttggcataaaaataaaataattaacgaatGTTCCTTActggtatttaaatattaaatataatcgtatGGTGAAAAACAGTTTAGTTCATTGCAAGCCTTAGAGATTAACACGCATGTTTTAGcgatttattacattatatacattttagtaaattataaaaatcttacagAATTCCCTGTGCTTTCACTGGGTCGATAGAAGGTTCTCGGCGAATGCCAACACCTGTAGGAGCTTGTGTAGTATTTTCCATTTGAACTTGTTAGCTATAAATAggtaattgattaaaattaaattctgtattttatttgtattaggactgttttattttgcttttcCTAACTACGAATACAATAGATATTGATCAAACGATTTCGTCACCCTACCGATGGTGGATATAGAAACGAACCAAAGTGTATTTCGTTCCgaattataattctttaaagAAAATGAAAGCAAAACATAAACCTCTTTGTTATCCTTTTGAACAGCCTTTGTTAGCCTTTATGTTAAAACCTATCAATGTTCAACTTGCACTGTTCGccaatttaaattaacgttgatgcaaattaaaatgttatgtcattGGTACTTTCGGGTTCTGGCTATATAAAAATTACCTCGTCGGTATTTAATCGTAATTAGATCACGGGCGCGATTTAAATTTGTATGCAAATGTTTTCGTGACTTTGTACACCTAATGCAAATTGAATTtggtacatatttattatttatttataattcaca
The DNA window shown above is from Vanessa tameamea isolate UH-Manoa-2023 chromosome 16, ilVanTame1 primary haplotype, whole genome shotgun sequence and carries:
- the LOC113403010 gene encoding uncharacterized protein LOC113403010, yielding MENTTQAPTGVGIRREPSIDPVKAQGILTSVSKKEKHAARLWQQRWGFHKHVREMQEEEALKIGMSLDDYRAAVRSVSCKPDEELAVKIDPSPSQLPATSSGVIGRRARCSLEKFGPVVKTCRDYPIRSPLPRGQLYDPYKQTVMFLGSVDGDPISYKLPPARCDVTDKIWGYPQQQDVTIFDFDSLLS